A single genomic interval of Pseudorca crassidens isolate mPseCra1 chromosome 19, mPseCra1.hap1, whole genome shotgun sequence harbors:
- the CYTH1 gene encoding cytohesin-1 isoform X1, whose protein sequence is MVLKTKEDDVPSDLTAEERQELENIRRRKQELLADIQRLKDEIAEVANEIENLGSTEERKNMQRNKQVAMGRKKFNMDPKKGIQFLIENDLLKNTCEDIAQFLYKGEGLNKTAIGDYLGERDEFNIQVLHAFVELHEFTDLNLVQALRQFLWSFRLPGEAQKIDRMMEAFAQRYCQCNHGVFQSTDTCYVLSFAIIMLNTSLHNPNVKDKPTVERFIAMNRGINDGGDLPEELLRNLYESIKNEPFKIPEDDGNDLTHTFFNPDREGWLLKLGGRVKTWKRRWFILTDNCLYYFEYTTDKEPRGIIPLENLSIREVEDSKKPNCFELYIPDNKDQVIKACKTEADGRVVEGNHTVYRISAPTPEEKEDWIKCIKAAISRDPFYEMLAARKKKVSSTKRH, encoded by the exons TTCCCAGTGACCTGACTGCAGAGGAGCGCCAGGAGCTGGAGAACATTCGGCGGAGGAAGCAGGAGCTGCTGGCTGACATCCAG AGGCTGAAGGATGAGATAGCAGAAGTagctaatgaaattgaaaacctGGGGTCCACAGAAGAGAG GAAAAACATGCAGAGGAACAAACAGGTAGCCATGGGCAGGAAAAAATTCAACATGGATCCTAAAAAA GGGATCCAATTCTTAATAGAGAATGATCTGCTGAAGAACACTTGTGAAGACATCGCCCAGTTCTTGTATAAAGGTGAAGGGCTCAACAAAACGGCCATCGGTGACTACCTGGGGGAGAG AGATGAGTTTAACATCCAGGTTCTTCATGCGTTTGTGGAGCTACATGAGTTCACTGATCTCAACCTCGTCCAGGCCTTACG GCAGTTCCTGTGGAGCTTCCGGCTGCCGGGAGAGGCCCAGAAGATTGACCGGATGATGGAGGCGTTTGCCCAGCGCTACTGTCAGTGCAACCATGGGGTGTTCCAGTCCACAG acACGTGTTATGTCCTCTCATTTGCCATCATCATGTTGAACACCAGCCTGCATAACCCCAATGTCAAAGACAAGCCCACCGTGGAGAGGTTCATTGCCATGAATCGAGGCATCAACGACGGGGGAGACCTGCCCGAGGAGCTGCTCCGG AATCTGTATGAGAGCATAAAAAACGAACCCTTTAAAATCCCAGAAGATGATGGGAATGACCTTACTCACACTTTCTTCAACCCAGACCGAGAAGGCTGGCTATTGAAGCTCG GTGGCAGGGTAAAGACTTGGAAAAGACGCTGGTTCATTCTGACTGACAACTGCCTTTACTACTTTGAATACACGACG GATAAGGAGCCCCGTGGAATTATCCCATTAGAGAACCTGAGTATCCGGGAGGTGGAAGACTCCAAAAAACCA AACTGCTTTGAGCTTTACATCCCCGACAATAAAGACCAAGTGATTAAGGCCTGTAAGACGGAGGCTGACGGGCGAGTGGTGGAGGGGAACCACACGGTGTACCGCATCTCAGCCCCAACACCTGAGGAGAAGGAAGACTGGATCAAGTGCATCAA GGCAGCCATCAGCAGGGACCCTTTCTACGAGATGCTAGCTGCACGGAAGAAGAAGGTCTCTTCCACGAAAAGACATTGA
- the CYTH1 gene encoding cytohesin-1 isoform X3, which translates to MQRNKQVAMGRKKFNMDPKKGIQFLIENDLLKNTCEDIAQFLYKGEGLNKTAIGDYLGERDEFNIQVLHAFVELHEFTDLNLVQALRQFLWSFRLPGEAQKIDRMMEAFAQRYCQCNHGVFQSTDTCYVLSFAIIMLNTSLHNPNVKDKPTVERFIAMNRGINDGGDLPEELLRNLYESIKNEPFKIPEDDGNDLTHTFFNPDREGWLLKLGGGRVKTWKRRWFILTDNCLYYFEYTTDKEPRGIIPLENLSIREVEDSKKPNCFELYIPDNKDQVIKACKTEADGRVVEGNHTVYRISAPTPEEKEDWIKCIKAAISRDPFYEMLAARKKKVSSTKRH; encoded by the exons ATGCAGAGGAACAAACAGGTAGCCATGGGCAGGAAAAAATTCAACATGGATCCTAAAAAA GGGATCCAATTCTTAATAGAGAATGATCTGCTGAAGAACACTTGTGAAGACATCGCCCAGTTCTTGTATAAAGGTGAAGGGCTCAACAAAACGGCCATCGGTGACTACCTGGGGGAGAG AGATGAGTTTAACATCCAGGTTCTTCATGCGTTTGTGGAGCTACATGAGTTCACTGATCTCAACCTCGTCCAGGCCTTACG GCAGTTCCTGTGGAGCTTCCGGCTGCCGGGAGAGGCCCAGAAGATTGACCGGATGATGGAGGCGTTTGCCCAGCGCTACTGTCAGTGCAACCATGGGGTGTTCCAGTCCACAG acACGTGTTATGTCCTCTCATTTGCCATCATCATGTTGAACACCAGCCTGCATAACCCCAATGTCAAAGACAAGCCCACCGTGGAGAGGTTCATTGCCATGAATCGAGGCATCAACGACGGGGGAGACCTGCCCGAGGAGCTGCTCCGG AATCTGTATGAGAGCATAAAAAACGAACCCTTTAAAATCCCAGAAGATGATGGGAATGACCTTACTCACACTTTCTTCAACCCAGACCGAGAAGGCTGGCTATTGAAGCTCGG AGGTGGCAGGGTAAAGACTTGGAAAAGACGCTGGTTCATTCTGACTGACAACTGCCTTTACTACTTTGAATACACGACG GATAAGGAGCCCCGTGGAATTATCCCATTAGAGAACCTGAGTATCCGGGAGGTGGAAGACTCCAAAAAACCA AACTGCTTTGAGCTTTACATCCCCGACAATAAAGACCAAGTGATTAAGGCCTGTAAGACGGAGGCTGACGGGCGAGTGGTGGAGGGGAACCACACGGTGTACCGCATCTCAGCCCCAACACCTGAGGAGAAGGAAGACTGGATCAAGTGCATCAA GGCAGCCATCAGCAGGGACCCTTTCTACGAGATGCTAGCTGCACGGAAGAAGAAGGTCTCTTCCACGAAAAGACATTGA
- the CYTH1 gene encoding cytohesin-1 isoform X2 has translation MDEDDSYVPSDLTAEERQELENIRRRKQELLADIQRLKDEIAEVANEIENLGSTEERKNMQRNKQVAMGRKKFNMDPKKGIQFLIENDLLKNTCEDIAQFLYKGEGLNKTAIGDYLGERDEFNIQVLHAFVELHEFTDLNLVQALRQFLWSFRLPGEAQKIDRMMEAFAQRYCQCNHGVFQSTDTCYVLSFAIIMLNTSLHNPNVKDKPTVERFIAMNRGINDGGDLPEELLRNLYESIKNEPFKIPEDDGNDLTHTFFNPDREGWLLKLGGGRVKTWKRRWFILTDNCLYYFEYTTDKEPRGIIPLENLSIREVEDSKKPNCFELYIPDNKDQVIKACKTEADGRVVEGNHTVYRISAPTPEEKEDWIKCIKAAISRDPFYEMLAARKKKVSSTKRH, from the exons TTCCCAGTGACCTGACTGCAGAGGAGCGCCAGGAGCTGGAGAACATTCGGCGGAGGAAGCAGGAGCTGCTGGCTGACATCCAG AGGCTGAAGGATGAGATAGCAGAAGTagctaatgaaattgaaaacctGGGGTCCACAGAAGAGAG GAAAAACATGCAGAGGAACAAACAGGTAGCCATGGGCAGGAAAAAATTCAACATGGATCCTAAAAAA GGGATCCAATTCTTAATAGAGAATGATCTGCTGAAGAACACTTGTGAAGACATCGCCCAGTTCTTGTATAAAGGTGAAGGGCTCAACAAAACGGCCATCGGTGACTACCTGGGGGAGAG AGATGAGTTTAACATCCAGGTTCTTCATGCGTTTGTGGAGCTACATGAGTTCACTGATCTCAACCTCGTCCAGGCCTTACG GCAGTTCCTGTGGAGCTTCCGGCTGCCGGGAGAGGCCCAGAAGATTGACCGGATGATGGAGGCGTTTGCCCAGCGCTACTGTCAGTGCAACCATGGGGTGTTCCAGTCCACAG acACGTGTTATGTCCTCTCATTTGCCATCATCATGTTGAACACCAGCCTGCATAACCCCAATGTCAAAGACAAGCCCACCGTGGAGAGGTTCATTGCCATGAATCGAGGCATCAACGACGGGGGAGACCTGCCCGAGGAGCTGCTCCGG AATCTGTATGAGAGCATAAAAAACGAACCCTTTAAAATCCCAGAAGATGATGGGAATGACCTTACTCACACTTTCTTCAACCCAGACCGAGAAGGCTGGCTATTGAAGCTCGG AGGTGGCAGGGTAAAGACTTGGAAAAGACGCTGGTTCATTCTGACTGACAACTGCCTTTACTACTTTGAATACACGACG GATAAGGAGCCCCGTGGAATTATCCCATTAGAGAACCTGAGTATCCGGGAGGTGGAAGACTCCAAAAAACCA AACTGCTTTGAGCTTTACATCCCCGACAATAAAGACCAAGTGATTAAGGCCTGTAAGACGGAGGCTGACGGGCGAGTGGTGGAGGGGAACCACACGGTGTACCGCATCTCAGCCCCAACACCTGAGGAGAAGGAAGACTGGATCAAGTGCATCAA GGCAGCCATCAGCAGGGACCCTTTCTACGAGATGCTAGCTGCACGGAAGAAGAAGGTCTCTTCCACGAAAAGACATTGA